A window of Pirellula sp. SH-Sr6A contains these coding sequences:
- a CDS encoding sulfatase, with translation MNRFFVFIGALVCSITSIHAAEPVADKPNIVFFLVDDLGQRDLGCYGSTFYETPHLDRLAKEGMLFTDAYAACPVCSPTRASILTGQWPQRTGITDYIGAPLRPNDWKRNTKQLPAPYSDRLDLSSPTLAKSLKGAGYATFFAGKWHLGPEGWWPEDQGFDINRGGIDRGGPYGGNKYFSPYGNPRLSDGPEGEHLPDRLATETASFIEANKDRPFLAYFSFYSVHTPLMAREDLKTKYEDKRKRLGLEEKWGREFERDVRLVQDHAVYAAMVEAMDQAVGKVLTKLDELGLRDNTLVIFTSDNGGLSTSEGWPTSNSPLRGGKGWLYEGGIREPLLIRWPTRIQPGSVNTTPVSSPDFLPTLLEVAGAQPEENQILDGSSLVPLFRGETMPKRSLYWHYPHYGNQGGAPGAAMRHENWKLIEWFEDGRTELFDLSKDIGEQVDLAGQEPVKAAQMLQELRMWQKGVGAKHSIPNPAYDPSKPNGRAAKRPDPQSKR, from the coding sequence ATGAATCGCTTCTTCGTCTTCATCGGTGCATTGGTTTGCTCGATAACATCGATCCATGCCGCCGAGCCAGTTGCCGACAAGCCGAATATCGTCTTTTTCCTGGTGGACGATTTAGGTCAGCGGGATCTCGGATGTTACGGTAGCACGTTTTACGAAACGCCTCATCTAGATCGTTTGGCCAAGGAAGGGATGCTCTTCACGGACGCTTATGCAGCTTGCCCCGTTTGTTCGCCGACGCGCGCCAGCATCTTGACCGGTCAATGGCCTCAGCGCACCGGGATTACCGATTACATTGGGGCTCCGTTGCGCCCCAACGATTGGAAACGCAACACGAAACAACTCCCTGCACCTTATTCGGATCGTCTGGATCTCTCATCACCCACATTGGCAAAATCGCTGAAGGGAGCTGGCTATGCTACCTTCTTCGCCGGCAAGTGGCATTTAGGTCCTGAAGGCTGGTGGCCGGAAGACCAAGGCTTCGATATCAATCGCGGTGGCATCGATCGAGGGGGGCCCTACGGGGGCAACAAGTATTTTTCACCCTATGGTAATCCTCGATTGTCCGATGGGCCTGAGGGGGAGCATTTGCCAGATCGGTTGGCGACGGAGACGGCGAGCTTCATCGAGGCCAACAAAGACCGCCCCTTCTTGGCGTACTTCTCCTTCTATTCGGTCCATACCCCTTTGATGGCTCGGGAGGATCTCAAAACAAAGTACGAAGACAAACGCAAACGACTGGGGCTTGAGGAAAAGTGGGGCCGCGAATTCGAGAGAGATGTCCGGTTGGTTCAAGACCATGCGGTCTATGCCGCGATGGTCGAAGCGATGGACCAAGCTGTCGGCAAGGTTCTGACCAAACTCGATGAGTTGGGTTTGCGAGACAATACGCTCGTCATCTTCACCAGTGATAACGGGGGACTCTCGACGAGTGAGGGGTGGCCTACCTCCAACTCCCCGCTCCGAGGAGGGAAGGGCTGGCTCTATGAAGGTGGTATCCGTGAACCGTTATTGATCCGCTGGCCTACGAGGATTCAACCGGGGAGTGTGAACACAACCCCGGTGAGCAGCCCGGACTTTTTGCCCACTTTGTTGGAGGTCGCCGGAGCCCAGCCCGAAGAGAACCAGATTCTCGATGGCTCCAGTCTCGTCCCCTTGTTCCGTGGCGAGACGATGCCGAAGCGCTCGCTCTATTGGCATTACCCGCATTATGGCAATCAAGGAGGTGCACCGGGTGCAGCCATGCGCCATGAAAACTGGAAGCTCATCGAGTGGTTCGAAGACGGGCGCACCGAGTTGTTTGATCTTTCGAAAGACATCGGGGAGCAAGTCGATCTCGCGGGGCAGGAGCCCGTGAAAGCGGCCCAGATGCTGCAGGAATTGCGCATGTGGCAGAAGGGTGTTGGTGCAAAGCATTCGATTCCCAATCCCGCCTACGATCCCAGCAAACCCAACGGACGAGCTGCCAAACGCCCAGATCCACAATCGAAACGTTAG
- a CDS encoding four helix bundle suffix domain-containing protein, protein MPELLDPHGGFRRLHTFTLATIIQLETLRFCRRFFSHDYRELEAKFYDPKGRQYDQMTQAARSGRQNIIEGSERSSTSKDTEMKLTDVARASLSELRGDFEIFILDHGDLPWSAYTSDAKAINAISLDDPVFAKDVVHESAKHARLQRRKYADWLDSNDPVVVANAMLVIIGRALNMLKSQIESQGKAFEKSGGFQERLTARRIAARDGQHGGNAPPQCPNCTRPMRRRNSSRGPFWGCSQFPTCKGTLPA, encoded by the coding sequence ATGCCCGAATTGTTGGATCCGCATGGCGGCTTTCGCCGACTGCATACATTTACGCTCGCGACCATTATTCAATTGGAGACGCTTCGATTCTGTCGGCGGTTCTTCTCGCATGATTACCGGGAATTGGAAGCGAAGTTTTATGATCCCAAAGGCAGACAGTACGATCAAATGACGCAGGCCGCTCGAAGCGGCCGCCAGAATATAATCGAGGGATCTGAAAGGTCCTCGACATCAAAAGATACGGAAATGAAGCTCACCGATGTCGCTCGAGCCAGCCTTAGCGAGTTACGGGGCGACTTTGAGATATTTATTCTTGATCACGGGGATCTCCCATGGTCGGCTTACACGTCTGATGCGAAGGCGATCAACGCGATTTCGTTAGACGATCCCGTTTTCGCGAAAGATGTCGTTCACGAATCGGCGAAACATGCCCGGCTACAACGACGAAAGTATGCAGACTGGCTCGACTCCAACGATCCGGTGGTTGTTGCAAATGCCATGCTCGTCATTATTGGCCGAGCTCTCAATATGCTGAAGAGCCAGATCGAGTCGCAGGGCAAAGCCTTTGAGAAGTCGGGAGGGTTCCAGGAGCGACTGACGGCGCGTCGTATCGCGGCACGCGATGGCCAACATGGCGGGAACGCCCCCCCGCAGTGTCCGAATTGCACCCGACCCATGAGGCGAAGAAATTCATCGCGAGGTCCCTTTTGGGGCTGCTCTCAATTCCCAACCTGCAAAGGGACTCTCCCTGCCTAA
- a CDS encoding formylglycine-generating enzyme family protein: MPTKSPSSSQSNSSRKTNGVSTFLRWGIVSGGGVGLGLIAYFAFPSRMGPEQGDAPNEGGGSKMVRQRDQLEAIQAASFFPTIENADPAPDTAPTGMRWIPGGEFSMGCESKNESLCGTPGTTMDTVPIHRVYVDGFWMDETEVTNAQFRAFVDATGYVTIAERKPTPEELPGVPEELLVAGSAVFQPTDGTVPLDQFLQWWKYVPGACWKHPLGPESNLDGLDAYPVVHIAFEDAEAYAKWAGKRLPTEAEWEFAARGGKAGDLYPWGNAARVQDRYFANYYQGAFPVRDGDAASDGFAGIAPVKQYEPNAYGLYDMSGNVWEWIGDWYREDYYSTLKATGKVAVNPLGPEDSFDPQEPGQQKRVHRGGSFLCSDSYCNRYLLGTRGKGEIRSTSNHVGFRCVQVPNK; this comes from the coding sequence ATGCCAACCAAATCCCCTTCTTCGTCCCAGTCGAACTCTTCTCGCAAGACAAACGGGGTTTCTACCTTTTTGCGATGGGGGATCGTTTCCGGGGGGGGAGTGGGGCTAGGTTTGATCGCCTACTTTGCTTTTCCATCGCGGATGGGCCCTGAACAAGGTGATGCACCGAACGAAGGCGGGGGGAGCAAAATGGTGCGCCAGCGAGACCAACTAGAGGCCATACAAGCCGCCTCCTTTTTTCCTACGATTGAGAATGCGGACCCAGCTCCCGATACTGCTCCCACGGGGATGCGTTGGATACCAGGGGGCGAGTTCTCCATGGGGTGTGAATCCAAGAACGAATCGCTTTGTGGAACGCCTGGGACCACGATGGACACGGTCCCCATCCACCGCGTCTATGTCGATGGATTTTGGATGGATGAAACGGAAGTGACCAACGCGCAGTTTCGCGCCTTCGTCGACGCGACCGGTTACGTCACCATTGCAGAACGAAAGCCAACGCCCGAGGAACTGCCGGGAGTCCCGGAGGAGTTGCTCGTCGCGGGTTCTGCGGTCTTTCAGCCCACGGACGGGACCGTTCCTTTGGACCAATTCCTGCAGTGGTGGAAATATGTTCCCGGCGCTTGCTGGAAGCATCCCCTTGGGCCGGAGTCCAACCTCGATGGGCTCGACGCGTATCCAGTCGTGCATATCGCGTTCGAAGATGCCGAGGCCTATGCGAAATGGGCTGGAAAGCGACTCCCTACCGAAGCGGAGTGGGAGTTCGCCGCGCGCGGTGGAAAAGCAGGTGATCTGTATCCGTGGGGAAACGCGGCGCGCGTCCAAGATCGCTACTTCGCGAACTACTACCAAGGCGCGTTTCCCGTTCGGGACGGTGATGCCGCTTCAGATGGCTTTGCTGGAATCGCGCCGGTCAAGCAATACGAGCCGAACGCATACGGCCTGTACGACATGAGCGGGAACGTATGGGAATGGATTGGCGATTGGTACCGCGAGGATTACTACAGCACTCTCAAGGCGACCGGGAAGGTCGCCGTGAACCCATTGGGTCCTGAAGACTCGTTTGACCCGCAGGAACCCGGCCAACAGAAACGCGTTCATCGGGGTGGCTCGTTCTTGTGCAGCGATTCTTACTGCAATCGCTATCTGCTAGGTACGCGAGGAAAAGGAGAAATCCGCTCGACTAGCAATCACGTCGGATTCCGATGCGTCCAAGTGCCGAACAAATGA
- a CDS encoding class II 3-deoxy-7-phosphoheptulonate synthase: MSQTWSPTSWKNFPAAQQPLYPDSGQLSAVVKQIKTLPPLVTSWEIDRLHQDIALAQRGQAWLLQGGDCAETFEQCQTEPIASKLKLLLQMSLAIVFGARKRIIRVGRMAGQYAKPRSSDTESQGGVTLPCYRGDIVNGYSFTPEARIPDPLRLLRGYERSALTLNFVRALSEGGFADLHHPENWNLLFVNTAKGEAAERYKELVRSLGDSIRFMETILHESTPELKRVDFYTSHEALHLDYETALTRESVRGIGFYNMGTHFPWIGERTRQLGGAHLEYFRGIRNPVAVKIGGSIQPEELIEMIDKLNPENKPGRLTLIHRMGRNKIESQLPPLIDAVLREQKTVLWVCDPMHGNTVSTAGGRKTRRFDDIVDELRLSFAIHRACGSTLGGAHLELTGEDVTECVGGSRGLTESDLESAYQTQLDPRLNYEQALEIAFEISNQLSQQRF; encoded by the coding sequence ATGTCTCAAACTTGGTCGCCGACCTCGTGGAAGAATTTTCCGGCCGCACAACAACCGCTTTATCCTGATTCGGGTCAACTTTCTGCGGTTGTGAAGCAAATCAAAACCTTGCCACCCTTGGTGACCAGTTGGGAGATCGATCGTCTTCACCAAGACATCGCCTTGGCACAGCGTGGGCAAGCTTGGCTTTTGCAAGGGGGGGACTGCGCGGAAACGTTCGAGCAATGCCAAACCGAGCCGATTGCCAGCAAACTCAAGTTGCTGTTGCAGATGAGCTTGGCCATCGTTTTTGGGGCTCGCAAGAGGATCATTCGGGTCGGACGGATGGCAGGGCAATACGCCAAGCCTCGCTCGAGCGATACCGAGTCCCAGGGGGGCGTCACACTTCCGTGTTATCGCGGCGATATTGTTAATGGATACTCGTTCACGCCGGAAGCGAGGATACCTGACCCGCTGAGGCTGCTTCGCGGATACGAGCGTTCGGCGTTGACCCTCAATTTTGTCCGAGCGCTGAGCGAAGGTGGTTTTGCGGATTTGCATCATCCAGAGAACTGGAATCTTCTTTTTGTCAACACGGCGAAGGGAGAGGCTGCGGAGCGGTACAAAGAGTTGGTTCGCTCCCTCGGGGACTCCATCCGCTTCATGGAAACCATCCTGCATGAATCGACCCCGGAGTTGAAGCGAGTGGATTTCTACACCTCGCACGAGGCGCTTCATCTGGATTACGAAACCGCGTTGACTCGGGAAAGTGTGCGTGGCATCGGTTTTTACAATATGGGGACCCACTTTCCATGGATCGGAGAGCGCACACGACAGCTGGGCGGCGCCCACCTGGAATATTTCCGCGGTATTCGAAATCCCGTTGCGGTGAAAATCGGAGGATCGATCCAACCGGAAGAGCTGATCGAGATGATCGACAAGCTTAACCCGGAAAACAAACCGGGGCGCCTTACCTTGATCCACCGCATGGGTAGGAACAAAATTGAATCCCAACTCCCACCGCTGATCGATGCGGTGCTTCGGGAACAAAAAACCGTTCTTTGGGTGTGCGATCCGATGCACGGTAATACCGTGAGCACCGCCGGCGGTCGCAAGACCCGTCGCTTCGACGACATTGTGGATGAACTGCGTCTTTCGTTTGCAATCCACCGAGCTTGCGGCTCCACGCTGGGAGGCGCTCACTTGGAGCTGACCGGCGAAGATGTCACCGAATGCGTCGGAGGTTCACGCGGGCTGACAGAATCCGATCTCGAGTCGGCATACCAAACTCAACTCGATCCGCGATTGAACTACGAGCAAGCTCTCGAGATCGCCTTCGAAATCTCCAACCAACTTTCGCAGCAGCGGTTCTGA
- a CDS encoding S1 RNA-binding domain-containing protein, which translates to MKHLQEIARRVRRPEEQLRFPSELLLQGYEPNYLANYRPDELGNMDERTLSTLKRTLQQFERLENHRSKVIAALEKDSLWSETIAEVVNKASSIAEIDTTIRHIRARKNARSIAEKCPAAQLVGQAILTMQSEPPADFQAWVAQTASIPAEQTAEIIEQTKLWMTHLLSEDLRLMRELQQYVLRKGGASVKVLPEPPKGSDAEKRLEASEDHGSVPAEAMSTGPASTSTAGAGTSISDASGTDASSNETAPESTTEQLQASEKSHAENSDGAEAASAENETADLEPSLDSSVAPLIADFNQGKKPSKPIKTKSLSEKQLSPRQRRRRWLRSILESYARLKKPVGNITPYQILMLARGLRSQIIQLNIDYDKKPLVQMCREALCPGRHPMHSFLLEVAESALHTFLLPRVHQDVMAILEEYANEELTESAVAHLESSLLQRPIRGHRILMIDAVGPKMAAAAIVDAEGQIVFTGEIPCNSNRADIVAQNVVTLGQWVHEHRVTLISLSNGPARRYLIQPIAELLRQSSEGSLYWTMVDRAGADGYCNSRICLVELPSISRRHRAAVWLARRLQDPLQQVLKVDPSRLRLGSYQRELPQSELELALRDAVSSAISRSGLDIFTTEPEVLQRAPGMNLAAAKAVSAACREDRITNRESLLAVLKEHLTDMQARQAIGFLRVYGSDKTLDATTIHPDDYRLAERLMEHASLPAPPAAPEGWVKPNYQAIAEASAAADEAFAKQQAEFGASLDAEPEPFGMEANPDSGEHSEEANTSASEETSSEGDSTTAAVSEAPSETADSNGASDEAQELDAADASTVGSAPTEAVDTESAAPAGSNDESNTAPAGPAVAMPPIESSPRVRETLAIDIERLARSWQVGREKMRRVAHSLHSPFEDDREYTFPVPLVSKFPKLDTLKPGDMVQALVVGVTDFGVFVDLGPDCSGLIHISRITPNYVEDPHQYVQMGDLLTVWVLSIDEKRKRVALTAIPPGTPSRREQAGSQGRAEEGRGERRGTPNRGDNRARSDAPRAEGGERGRGDRPAGDRGSPRGGGRNDRGTGGAPRGGNDRNRNDRGRGRDRDYEQNSAPRRAQRVDPPKPVTPITDAMQQGKEPLRSFSDLMQFMKKSKPESEIVPEQKGTEPTPPASTAPDSSATPSQPSSESTQSSDAPNGPVA; encoded by the coding sequence ATGAAACACCTCCAAGAGATCGCGCGCCGCGTGCGCCGTCCGGAAGAACAACTTCGTTTCCCTAGCGAATTGCTCCTTCAAGGCTACGAACCCAACTATTTGGCGAACTATCGTCCCGATGAGTTGGGGAACATGGATGAACGAACGCTATCGACCTTGAAGCGAACGTTGCAACAATTTGAACGGCTTGAAAACCATCGGAGCAAGGTCATCGCGGCCTTGGAAAAGGATTCGCTTTGGAGCGAAACCATCGCCGAGGTTGTTAACAAGGCGAGTTCGATTGCCGAGATCGACACGACCATCCGTCATATTCGCGCTCGGAAGAATGCCCGCAGCATCGCAGAGAAATGCCCCGCCGCCCAACTGGTCGGGCAGGCCATTTTGACGATGCAGTCCGAGCCTCCTGCCGACTTTCAGGCCTGGGTGGCGCAGACCGCATCGATTCCCGCCGAACAAACCGCGGAGATCATTGAGCAAACCAAGCTCTGGATGACCCACCTGCTGAGCGAGGACCTTCGGCTCATGCGAGAACTGCAACAGTATGTTCTTCGCAAAGGCGGCGCGTCGGTCAAGGTTCTGCCAGAGCCTCCCAAGGGAAGCGACGCGGAAAAGCGCCTCGAAGCATCCGAAGACCATGGCTCCGTTCCAGCCGAAGCCATGAGCACCGGACCGGCGAGTACCAGTACAGCAGGTGCCGGGACTTCAATCTCCGATGCCTCCGGTACCGATGCCTCGAGCAACGAGACAGCTCCGGAATCCACAACGGAGCAACTCCAAGCGTCTGAAAAATCCCACGCAGAGAATTCGGACGGGGCGGAGGCGGCGTCCGCCGAAAACGAGACCGCCGATCTCGAGCCTTCCCTCGATTCGTCGGTCGCTCCCTTGATCGCCGACTTCAATCAGGGCAAGAAACCCTCCAAGCCGATCAAGACCAAGAGTCTTTCCGAAAAGCAGCTTTCTCCTCGACAACGACGTCGGCGTTGGCTTCGGAGCATCCTCGAGTCCTACGCTCGACTCAAGAAACCTGTCGGCAATATCACTCCGTATCAGATCTTGATGCTGGCGCGCGGATTGCGTTCCCAAATCATCCAGCTGAATATCGATTACGACAAGAAACCGCTGGTTCAAATGTGCCGCGAGGCGCTTTGTCCCGGACGGCATCCGATGCACAGCTTCCTCTTAGAAGTCGCCGAGTCCGCCCTGCATACGTTCTTGTTGCCTCGGGTGCATCAAGATGTCATGGCGATCCTGGAAGAGTATGCGAATGAGGAACTAACGGAATCTGCGGTCGCCCACCTGGAATCCTCGTTGCTGCAACGCCCCATTCGCGGGCACCGAATCTTGATGATCGATGCAGTCGGTCCCAAGATGGCTGCCGCAGCAATCGTCGATGCGGAAGGACAGATCGTTTTCACCGGCGAGATTCCTTGCAACAGCAACCGTGCGGATATTGTGGCACAAAACGTTGTCACACTCGGACAATGGGTGCACGAGCATCGGGTGACCCTGATATCCCTGTCGAATGGTCCCGCCCGCCGCTATTTGATCCAGCCTATTGCAGAGTTGTTACGGCAATCGAGCGAAGGGTCGCTGTATTGGACCATGGTCGATCGAGCCGGCGCCGATGGCTACTGCAACTCGCGCATTTGCTTGGTAGAGCTTCCTAGCATCTCCCGCCGTCACCGCGCTGCGGTGTGGTTAGCTCGACGTTTGCAAGATCCGTTGCAACAGGTTCTCAAGGTGGACCCTTCGCGATTGCGACTGGGGTCCTACCAGCGAGAACTACCTCAATCCGAATTAGAATTGGCTCTCCGCGATGCGGTCTCTTCGGCTATTTCGCGATCCGGTCTGGACATATTCACCACGGAACCAGAAGTACTCCAACGGGCGCCGGGGATGAATTTGGCTGCGGCCAAAGCGGTTTCGGCTGCTTGCCGCGAAGATCGAATCACCAATCGCGAATCGCTCTTGGCAGTACTCAAAGAGCATCTGACCGACATGCAGGCTCGCCAGGCAATTGGCTTCCTGCGTGTGTACGGAAGCGATAAGACATTGGACGCCACAACGATCCACCCCGACGACTACCGACTTGCGGAACGGTTGATGGAGCATGCGAGTTTGCCGGCTCCCCCTGCAGCACCGGAAGGTTGGGTTAAACCGAACTACCAAGCCATCGCGGAAGCATCCGCGGCCGCAGACGAGGCATTCGCCAAACAGCAGGCCGAATTCGGAGCATCGCTCGATGCCGAACCCGAACCGTTCGGAATGGAAGCGAATCCGGATTCTGGAGAGCACTCGGAGGAGGCGAATACCTCCGCATCCGAGGAAACAAGCAGCGAAGGTGATTCCACAACGGCTGCCGTTTCCGAAGCTCCCAGCGAAACCGCGGATTCCAACGGGGCCTCCGACGAAGCTCAAGAATTGGACGCTGCCGATGCGTCCACCGTTGGCTCGGCTCCCACCGAAGCCGTCGATACCGAGTCGGCGGCACCTGCCGGTTCGAACGACGAATCCAACACAGCTCCAGCCGGACCTGCGGTCGCCATGCCGCCGATCGAGTCATCCCCTCGCGTTCGCGAAACGCTCGCGATCGACATCGAACGGTTGGCTCGCAGCTGGCAAGTCGGGCGAGAAAAGATGCGAAGGGTGGCGCATTCCTTGCACTCACCGTTCGAAGACGATCGAGAGTACACCTTCCCGGTACCACTCGTCAGCAAATTCCCGAAGCTGGACACTCTCAAGCCAGGGGATATGGTTCAAGCGCTCGTGGTTGGCGTGACCGACTTCGGCGTATTCGTCGATCTGGGCCCCGATTGCAGCGGATTGATTCATATCAGTCGGATCACTCCGAACTACGTCGAGGATCCACATCAGTATGTCCAAATGGGTGACTTGCTCACCGTCTGGGTGCTGAGCATCGACGAAAAACGAAAGCGGGTCGCATTAACGGCCATCCCACCCGGTACACCTTCGCGCCGTGAGCAAGCAGGATCGCAAGGCCGAGCCGAAGAGGGACGGGGTGAACGCCGAGGTACGCCGAATCGCGGGGACAATCGTGCTCGCTCCGACGCGCCACGCGCCGAGGGTGGAGAACGAGGCCGCGGGGACCGACCCGCAGGCGATCGTGGCAGCCCCAGAGGAGGCGGTCGCAACGATCGAGGCACCGGAGGCGCTCCACGCGGAGGTAACGATCGCAATCGAAACGATCGAGGTCGTGGCCGCGATCGCGATTACGAACAAAACTCTGCACCGAGGCGGGCACAGCGAGTCGATCCTCCAAAGCCTGTCACGCCGATCACCGATGCGATGCAACAAGGCAAGGAGCCGCTGCGTTCGTTCTCCGATTTGATGCAGTTCATGAAGAAGTCCAAGCCGGAGTCCGAGATCGTACCAGAGCAAAAAGGAACCGAGCCGACGCCGCCCGCCTCCACGGCTCCTGACTCCAGCGCGACTCCAAGTCAACCTTCGAGCGAGTCGACGCAATCGAGCGATGCACCCAACGGCCCTGTTGCCTAA
- a CDS encoding phosphoglycerate kinase: protein MAKKSISAVDCKGKVVLMRVDFNVPQDDSGAITDDRRIRMALPSIESVVHRGGKLVLMSHLGRPKGKGPEPEFTLKPAADRLAEMLGKPVVFAGDTVGPEAEAAISNMKDGDVVCLENVRFNPGEKTGDPEFAGRLAGWADIYCNDAFGTCHREEASMVAVPLAMGSKPKVVGFLVEKEIKYLSDTIANPARPFVAILGGAKVSDKINVISNLLGVCDKVIIGGAMAYTFSLAQGGATGKSLVEKDKVELAKELIAKGGNKLVLPVDTHCGDDFNSQCNKQVVEAGKIPDGWEGLDIGPKSAEMFAAIVRSAKTVVWNGPMGVFEMPPFDQGTVAVAKAVADSDAVSIIGGGDSAAAIEQLGFADTVTHVSTGGGASLQMLEGEKFKAVEILDEA from the coding sequence ATGGCAAAAAAGAGTATCTCCGCAGTAGACTGCAAAGGCAAAGTCGTTTTGATGCGAGTCGATTTCAACGTCCCGCAGGACGATTCGGGAGCTATTACGGATGATCGCCGGATCCGTATGGCGCTGCCGTCGATCGAATCGGTTGTCCATCGAGGTGGCAAGCTCGTGTTGATGAGCCACTTGGGGCGCCCCAAAGGAAAGGGACCCGAGCCTGAATTCACGTTAAAGCCAGCGGCCGATCGCTTGGCAGAAATGCTCGGAAAGCCGGTTGTCTTTGCGGGCGATACAGTTGGCCCGGAAGCGGAAGCGGCCATTTCCAACATGAAGGATGGAGATGTCGTCTGCTTGGAAAACGTCCGTTTCAATCCAGGTGAAAAGACCGGCGATCCGGAGTTCGCTGGAAGACTAGCCGGCTGGGCCGATATCTATTGCAATGACGCGTTTGGCACTTGCCATCGTGAAGAGGCATCGATGGTCGCGGTCCCTCTAGCCATGGGAAGCAAGCCGAAGGTGGTTGGATTCTTGGTCGAAAAAGAAATCAAATATCTGAGCGACACAATCGCAAATCCCGCTCGTCCTTTCGTCGCGATTCTCGGCGGAGCGAAGGTAAGCGATAAGATCAACGTCATTAGCAACTTGCTCGGCGTCTGCGACAAAGTCATCATCGGTGGTGCGATGGCTTACACGTTCTCGCTCGCACAAGGTGGAGCGACCGGCAAGAGCTTGGTAGAAAAAGATAAGGTCGAGTTGGCCAAAGAATTGATCGCCAAAGGTGGGAATAAGTTGGTTCTTCCCGTCGATACCCACTGCGGTGATGATTTCAATAGTCAGTGCAATAAGCAAGTCGTCGAGGCGGGAAAGATTCCCGATGGATGGGAAGGGCTCGATATCGGTCCTAAGTCTGCCGAGATGTTTGCTGCGATCGTTCGCTCCGCAAAAACAGTCGTGTGGAACGGACCGATGGGCGTATTCGAAATGCCTCCTTTCGATCAAGGAACGGTGGCCGTGGCCAAGGCGGTTGCCGATAGCGACGCAGTGAGCATCATCGGCGGAGGGGACAGCGCTGCGGCCATCGAGCAGCTTGGATTCGCAGACACGGTGACGCACGTCAGCACCGGCGGTGGCGCGAGCCTTCAAATGCTTGAAGGTGAGAAGTTCAAGGCGGTTGAAATCCTGGATGAAGCCTAA